In the genome of Flavobacteriales bacterium TMED191, one region contains:
- a CDS encoding alanine dehydrogenase → MNIGIIKEGKNPPDKRVPLSPEQCKYISHKYSSVSLYVQSSEIRCFSDEEYIKNGIEIVSDLSFCDIILGVKEVPIEMLLDNKVFFFFSHTIKKQPYNQELLKQIIAKNIQLIDYETLVYNNLKRVIGFGRYAGIVGAYNTFLTHGRKTKKYTLPYAHTLDSKIQLDAQLLNVKLPSNFKILLTGDGRVSQGVQEILEILNIKKVSKNDFINMDFNCPVYTQLLPSDYYKKKGQMVFEKSNFYKYPDKYKSCLNDFAIHSNMLITGHYHAPNNPFLLSKKELEENKKLRIIGDISCDISGPIASTIRPSTINQPVYGYNSITGLEDDIYNNDVIAVMAVDNLPCSLPKDASIDFGSVFVEKVLPDLLSNGEIISRGTIAKDGNLSERFNYLSDYIV, encoded by the coding sequence ATGAATATAGGAATTATTAAAGAAGGAAAGAATCCCCCCGATAAGAGAGTGCCTTTATCACCTGAGCAGTGTAAATATATTTCACATAAGTATTCATCTGTTTCTCTTTATGTTCAATCAAGTGAAATAAGATGTTTTTCTGATGAAGAGTATATTAAAAATGGAATTGAAATTGTTAGTGATTTATCATTTTGTGACATTATTTTAGGTGTTAAAGAGGTACCTATTGAAATGTTATTAGACAATAAAGTTTTTTTCTTTTTCTCCCACACAATTAAAAAACAACCATATAATCAGGAGCTGTTAAAGCAAATCATAGCAAAAAATATTCAGCTAATTGATTATGAAACACTAGTGTATAATAATCTTAAGCGAGTAATAGGATTTGGAAGATATGCGGGTATAGTTGGAGCTTATAATACTTTTTTAACTCATGGACGAAAAACAAAAAAATATACATTACCCTATGCACATACATTAGATAGTAAAATTCAATTAGATGCTCAGTTACTTAATGTTAAATTACCATCTAATTTTAAAATTTTATTAACGGGTGACGGTCGTGTCTCACAAGGTGTACAAGAAATTTTAGAAATTTTGAATATTAAAAAAGTCTCTAAAAATGATTTCATTAATATGGACTTCAATTGTCCAGTATATACTCAGTTGTTGCCATCTGACTATTATAAGAAAAAGGGTCAAATGGTATTTGAAAAGAGTAATTTTTATAAATATCCTGATAAATATAAATCCTGTCTTAATGATTTTGCTATTCATTCTAATATGTTAATTACAGGTCATTATCATGCACCTAACAATCCTTTTTTGTTATCTAAAAAAGAATTAGAAGAAAATAAAAAGCTTAGGATAATTGGAGATATTAGTTGTGATATTAGTGGTCCAATTGCTTCTACAATTCGTCCATCTACAATAAATCAACCTGTGTATGGATATAATAGTATTACAGGTCTGGAGGATGATATATATAATAATGATGTAATTGCTGTTATGGCTGTTGATAATTTACCATGTTCTTTGCCGAAAGATGCATCTATTGATTTCGGATCTGTCTTTGTGGAAAAGGTTCTGCCTGATTTACTTTCAAATGGAGAAATAATTTCACGAGGGACGATTGCAAAAGATGGTAATTTATCTGAAAGATTTAATTATTTATCAGATTACATAGTTTGA
- a CDS encoding PQQ-dependent sugar dehydrogenase, whose translation MKNILIITFLSLGFINAQVQVGSTVLQEREVVNGLDVPWEIKWGPDSGNGENFLWVTERNGIVSRINVDTGEKHIILDIQDVIYDSNEAGLLGMEIHPEFNNGYPYVFLAYTYVSQGAREKIVCYEYDVNIDQLINEIVLVDGIDGNSTHVGCRMLAMDDLTMLITTGDAQEWMLSEDVNELTGKTLRMSIDIGGGTLGDAPEDNPIPGSLVWSWGHRNAQGLTMGPNGIIYSSEHGPSNDDELNVLISGQNFGWPNVQGYCDDLWVDYGYAESLSSSYSETDYCNDNNIIDAIWSSGSTTIAPSDITWYDHPSIPEFENTLLMTVLKNKMLVRFEMSEDGQEITSYTEFFNNEWGRLRDICVSPDGKIYLATNGYSWPSQGPNEIIELYNADYNNTNILEFDSESLIKYSFDLFGRTVNDDAKGIRIEFDQNGVSQKYLKIN comes from the coding sequence ATGAAAAACATTTTAATTATAACATTTTTATCTCTTGGCTTTATTAATGCTCAAGTACAGGTTGGTTCTACAGTTTTACAAGAGCGTGAAGTTGTTAATGGTCTTGATGTTCCTTGGGAAATTAAATGGGGTCCTGATTCAGGCAACGGAGAAAATTTCTTGTGGGTGACAGAAAGAAATGGAATTGTAAGCAGAATTAATGTTGACACTGGAGAAAAGCATATTATTTTAGATATTCAGGATGTTATTTATGATTCAAATGAAGCCGGACTTTTAGGAATGGAAATTCATCCAGAATTTAATAATGGATATCCCTATGTTTTTTTAGCATATACATATGTTTCACAAGGAGCACGTGAGAAGATTGTTTGTTACGAATATGATGTTAATATCGATCAATTAATTAATGAGATTGTTTTGGTTGATGGGATTGATGGAAATAGTACTCATGTTGGATGTAGAATGTTAGCTATGGATGACTTAACTATGCTTATAACGACAGGTGATGCTCAAGAATGGATGTTGTCAGAGGATGTAAATGAATTAACAGGTAAAACATTAAGAATGAGTATTGATATCGGAGGCGGTACTTTGGGTGATGCTCCTGAAGATAATCCAATTCCAGGAAGTTTAGTTTGGAGTTGGGGACATAGAAATGCCCAAGGCTTAACTATGGGGCCTAATGGAATTATTTATAGTTCTGAACATGGGCCTAGTAATGATGATGAGCTTAATGTTCTTATTTCCGGACAAAATTTTGGTTGGCCTAATGTTCAGGGTTATTGTGATGATTTATGGGTTGATTATGGTTATGCCGAAAGTCTTAGTTCTTCTTATTCAGAAACAGACTATTGTAATGATAATAATATTATTGATGCTATATGGAGTAGTGGTTCAACAACTATTGCTCCCTCAGATATTACCTGGTATGATCATCCTTCTATACCCGAATTTGAAAATACCTTGCTAATGACCGTTTTAAAAAATAAAATGCTAGTTCGATTTGAAATGTCGGAAGATGGTCAAGAAATTACTTCTTATACAGAATTTTTTAATAATGAGTGGGGTAGATTAAGAGATATTTGCGTTAGTCCTGATGGAAAAATTTATCTTGCTACAAATGGATATTCTTGGCCTAGTCAAGGTCCTAATGAAATAATAGAATTATATAATGCAGATTATAATAATACAAATATTTTAGAATTTGATTCGGAATCTTTAATTAAGTATTCATTTGATTTATTTGGAAGAACAGTCAATGATGATGCAAAAGGTATTAGAATTGAATTTGATCAAAATGGAGTGTCTCAAAAATATTTAAAAATCAATTAA
- a CDS encoding T9SS C-terminal target domain-containing protein: MINKLLLLIYCFLFVMPLQAQLDVNNFDTNSSQILEDFIISELLGCDVQITNVEYTGNIDAIGSFTYTENSSLLCEGDFGLDRGLLMTTGGIDHAVGPNNNGDDGEEWSLQYNDSFIQNYLFNYADIDTSVDLYDASVLEFDITSSDDTSLAFDLIFGSEEYVEWMSPFYADAFCFFVSEIDNDIDPNFNTVPQNIMETGDVLNVSPNDCNSPIENKPISVWTIRPYSQVFNLPGLNECLYLDNENGQFCDAIGYDGYTIPMLFGLELLANAKYHIKMIIVDGAGPALDSGVFIKKSSSDDILDIDFSWDNPEYNEEGATVSFNNILATNLNVTYFWDFNNDGIIDSNDANPTYTFNESGSYMVTLEILNDCLGIYDSVSYPILIEQVSLNENFNRVTIYPNPTIDYLNIEFVDWTLSCSLDIIDMSGRNMLSKKININNSQIKLELEKGVYYVKIYDESDLIHVEKIIIF, from the coding sequence ATGATTAACAAGTTGTTACTTCTTATTTACTGTTTTTTGTTTGTTATGCCTTTACAAGCTCAGTTAGATGTTAATAATTTTGATACAAATTCTTCTCAAATTCTAGAAGATTTTATTATTTCTGAATTACTGGGTTGTGATGTTCAAATTACAAACGTAGAATACACCGGCAACATTGATGCAATAGGGAGTTTTACTTATACTGAGAATTCGTCACTTTTATGTGAAGGTGATTTTGGTTTAGATAGGGGACTTTTAATGACTACTGGTGGTATTGACCATGCCGTAGGTCCAAATAATAATGGAGATGATGGAGAAGAGTGGAGTCTACAATATAATGATAGTTTTATACAAAATTATTTATTTAATTATGCAGACATTGACACATCTGTAGATTTATATGATGCAAGTGTATTAGAGTTTGATATCACATCCTCTGATGATACATCCCTGGCATTTGATTTAATTTTTGGTTCAGAAGAATATGTGGAGTGGATGAGTCCATTTTACGCAGATGCATTTTGTTTTTTTGTATCTGAAATTGACAATGATATTGATCCTAATTTTAATACAGTTCCACAAAATATTATGGAAACGGGTGATGTTCTTAATGTTAGTCCTAATGATTGTAATTCTCCTATAGAAAATAAGCCAATATCCGTTTGGACGATTAGACCATATTCACAGGTTTTCAATCTTCCAGGATTGAATGAATGTTTGTATCTTGATAATGAGAATGGTCAATTTTGTGATGCAATTGGATATGATGGTTATACAATTCCTATGTTATTTGGTTTAGAACTTTTAGCTAATGCAAAATATCATATTAAAATGATTATTGTTGATGGAGCAGGCCCTGCTTTAGATTCTGGTGTTTTTATCAAAAAGTCTAGTTCTGATGATATTTTAGATATTGATTTTTCTTGGGATAATCCAGAATATAATGAGGAAGGTGCGACTGTCTCATTTAATAATATTTTAGCCACAAATTTAAATGTTACTTATTTTTGGGACTTTAACAATGATGGAATTATAGATTCTAATGATGCTAATCCTACTTATACTTTTAATGAGTCGGGTAGTTATATGGTTACCTTAGAGATTTTAAATGATTGTTTAGGTATTTATGATTCAGTATCATATCCAATTCTCATTGAGCAAGTTAGTTTAAATGAGAACTTTAATAGAGTTACTATTTATCCAAATCCAACAATTGATTATCTAAATATTGAATTTGTAGATTGGACACTTTCATGCTCGTTAGATATAATTGATATGTCAGGTCGCAATATGCTTTCAAAAAAAATCAATATTAATAATTCACAGATAAAGTTAGAATTAGAAAAAGGTGTTTATTATGTTAAAATATATGATGAGTCTGATTTAATTCACGTTGAGAAAATTATTATTTTTTAG
- the mnmA gene encoding tRNA 2-thiouridine(34) synthase MnmA, with amino-acid sequence MTNKKRIVIALSGGVDSSVAAFLLKKKGYELIALYMRNWHDNSLTINNECPWIEDSNDALQIAHQLDIPFQIIDLSTQYKERIVDYMISQYKNGKTPNPDILCNKEIKFDVFLNYAINLKADYIATGHYCQKEYDGENYKLLRGKDLHKDQSYFLCQVNQNQLHKILFPIGHLNKKEVREIAKKNNLITAEKKDSQGLCFVGKIKLPVFLQQQIKKKKGDIIEVYQNSEIYLNEPLIGSEYLYQRSCGTKIGEHDGCHFYTIGQRKGLEIGGRKKPLFVLSTNVKENIIFVGMGKNHPGLFRKNLKIKLTEIHWLANKNKMQNNSKKKYLVRIRHRQELQKAELVLKNDYLYIFFQKEQRGISKGQFAAWYHKNELIGSGPIY; translated from the coding sequence ATGACAAATAAAAAAAGAATTGTAATTGCACTGTCGGGCGGAGTAGACTCAAGTGTAGCAGCTTTTTTATTAAAAAAAAAGGGCTATGAATTGATTGCATTATATATGCGTAATTGGCACGATAATTCGCTGACTATAAATAATGAATGTCCCTGGATAGAAGATAGTAATGATGCACTTCAAATTGCACACCAATTAGATATCCCATTTCAAATTATAGACCTAAGTACTCAATATAAAGAACGTATTGTAGATTATATGATTAGTCAATATAAAAATGGTAAAACACCAAATCCAGACATTCTCTGCAACAAAGAAATAAAATTTGATGTTTTCCTCAATTATGCAATTAATTTAAAAGCAGATTATATTGCTACAGGCCATTATTGCCAAAAAGAATATGATGGTGAAAATTATAAATTATTAAGAGGAAAAGACCTTCACAAAGACCAAAGCTATTTCTTATGTCAAGTGAATCAAAATCAATTACACAAAATCTTATTTCCAATTGGACATTTGAACAAAAAAGAAGTAAGAGAGATTGCAAAAAAAAATAATTTAATTACAGCCGAAAAAAAAGATTCTCAAGGCCTATGTTTTGTGGGTAAAATTAAACTACCTGTTTTTTTGCAACAGCAAATAAAAAAGAAAAAAGGTGATATTATAGAAGTTTATCAAAACTCTGAAATATATTTAAATGAACCATTAATAGGCTCTGAATATCTATACCAAAGGAGTTGTGGAACCAAAATAGGTGAACATGATGGATGCCATTTTTATACAATCGGTCAACGAAAAGGATTAGAAATTGGTGGAAGAAAAAAGCCACTATTTGTTCTTAGTACTAATGTGAAAGAAAATATCATATTTGTTGGGATGGGTAAAAACCACCCTGGTCTCTTTAGAAAAAATTTAAAAATAAAACTAACTGAAATTCACTGGCTTGCAAATAAAAACAAAATGCAAAACAACTCAAAAAAAAAATACCTAGTTAGAATAAGGCATCGACAAGAATTACAAAAAGCAGAACTAGTTCTTAAAAATGACTATTTATATATCTTTTTTCAAAAAGAACAAAGAGGTATTAGCAAAGGTCAATTTGCTGCATGGTACCACAAAAATGAATTAATTGGATCAGGACCTATTTACTAA
- the htpG gene encoding molecular chaperone HtpG, giving the protein MGKGKIKVQAENIFPIIKKFLYTDQEIFLRELVSNAVDATTKLKKLSSLGKFKGDLGELQIEVVVNKNDKTISIIDRGIGMSTDEVKQYINQVAFSGAEDFLKKYDDKNDKSGIIGHFGLGFYSAFMVADKVQIKTKSHISKEKACFWECDGSPEYTLKEIDKNDRGTEIILHISDDAKDYLEDSKISNLLTKYCKFLPVEIKFGTKTTKEKNDKGDDVDVVEDNIINNPNPAWTKSPKSLKSSDYKSFYKELYPYNFDDPLFNIHLNVDFPFELTGILYFPKINPGMDLNRQKIQLYCNQVFVTDSLEGVVPDFLALLQGVIDSPDIPLNVSRSALQTDSNVRKISSHISKKVSDRLSTMFKKDRPDFELKWKDMQIIVEYGMLSDEKFYDRSQDFALYRTVDDKFHTINEFIDLIKDTQKDKDGKTICLYTNNLDAQHIYVSKATDKNYNVLVLDSPIVAHLIQKLETKLDKVSFVRVDSDSIDNLIKKDEKIESILSDSDQKKLQKSIEKLLPAEGFSVSFDALSPSSPPIVITQSEFMRRMKEMSMTGGGPMMGMGNMPDSYNLIVNSNHKLINKITSLKGKSKTTLIKQIIDLGLLANNLLKGEGLTNYINNSFKNL; this is encoded by the coding sequence ATGGGTAAAGGAAAAATCAAAGTTCAAGCGGAAAATATTTTTCCGATTATAAAAAAATTCTTATACACAGATCAAGAAATTTTTTTAAGAGAGTTAGTTAGTAATGCGGTTGATGCTACTACTAAATTGAAAAAATTATCTTCTCTTGGGAAATTTAAAGGGGACTTAGGAGAATTACAAATTGAAGTGGTTGTCAACAAAAATGATAAAACAATTTCTATTATTGATCGTGGTATTGGTATGAGTACTGATGAAGTGAAACAATATATTAATCAGGTTGCATTTTCAGGTGCTGAAGACTTTTTAAAAAAATATGATGATAAAAATGATAAATCAGGAATTATAGGCCATTTTGGTTTAGGATTCTATTCGGCTTTTATGGTTGCTGACAAAGTTCAGATTAAAACAAAATCCCATATTTCTAAAGAAAAAGCTTGTTTTTGGGAATGTGATGGTAGCCCAGAATACACATTAAAAGAAATTGATAAAAATGACCGTGGTACTGAAATAATATTACATATATCTGATGATGCTAAGGATTATTTAGAAGATTCAAAAATATCCAATTTATTAACTAAATACTGTAAATTTTTACCTGTTGAAATCAAATTTGGTACAAAAACTACAAAAGAAAAAAATGATAAGGGTGATGATGTAGATGTTGTAGAAGATAATATTATTAATAATCCAAATCCAGCGTGGACTAAATCTCCAAAATCATTAAAGTCATCTGATTACAAGAGTTTTTATAAAGAGCTATATCCTTATAATTTCGATGATCCATTGTTTAACATACATCTAAATGTAGATTTTCCATTTGAATTAACTGGCATATTGTATTTTCCTAAAATCAATCCCGGTATGGATTTAAATAGGCAAAAAATTCAATTATACTGTAACCAAGTTTTTGTGACTGATTCATTAGAAGGTGTAGTTCCAGATTTTTTAGCTTTATTACAAGGAGTAATTGATTCACCTGATATCCCCTTAAATGTTTCTAGATCTGCACTCCAAACTGATTCTAATGTTAGAAAGATATCATCTCACATAAGTAAAAAGGTTTCAGATCGATTAAGTACTATGTTTAAAAAAGATAGACCGGATTTTGAGTTGAAGTGGAAGGACATGCAAATTATTGTTGAGTATGGAATGTTGTCTGATGAAAAATTTTATGATAGATCACAAGACTTTGCTCTCTACAGAACAGTTGATGATAAATTTCACACAATTAATGAATTTATTGATTTAATAAAGGATACTCAAAAAGACAAGGATGGAAAAACCATTTGTTTATATACTAATAATTTAGATGCTCAACATATTTATGTATCAAAAGCAACTGATAAAAACTATAATGTGTTAGTTCTAGATAGTCCAATTGTTGCTCATTTAATTCAAAAGCTTGAAACTAAATTAGATAAGGTTTCATTTGTCCGTGTCGATAGTGATAGTATTGATAACCTAATTAAAAAAGATGAAAAAATAGAATCAATACTCTCCGATTCAGATCAGAAAAAATTACAAAAGTCAATCGAAAAGTTACTTCCTGCTGAAGGTTTTTCTGTTTCATTTGATGCTTTAAGTCCCTCTTCGCCTCCCATAGTTATTACTCAGTCAGAATTTATGAGAAGAATGAAGGAAATGAGTATGACTGGTGGAGGACCCATGATGGGAATGGGTAATATGCCAGATTCTTATAATTTAATAGTAAATTCTAATCATAAATTAATTAATAAAATTACTTCACTTAAGGGAAAATCAAAAACAACATTGATTAAACAAATAATTGATTTAGGATTACTTGCAAATAACTTGTTGAAAGGCGAGGGGTTAACAAATTATATTAATAATTCATTTAAAAATTTATAA
- a CDS encoding DUF3822 family protein, with amino-acid sequence MVTGNSQINKDHHIKFILYIDNFSLTCSTFNLSKKCFESIERHSLKNDSQKLISLIDQLLPANTISHQYSNTLVAINQTQSIFVPEQLYDEKNISNYINLNKSFENYLITKQKFTNCYAISSIDQKIEKFLKKKFKTINIKSFPSVLVDYSIYRGKKNKNEVFIYLEKDRFNIVYLQDKQFIFHNQFLFECQNDFLYFFSNCLHVLNIDQQKTSVNIISNLVKKHSYFDLMNDYIQNIIFLNKPDNFLYSQQLLDFQEYQNHHIFSQIICE; translated from the coding sequence ATGGTAACTGGCAATAGTCAAATAAATAAAGATCATCATATAAAGTTTATACTTTACATTGATAATTTTTCACTTACATGTTCAACTTTCAATCTATCTAAAAAATGTTTTGAAAGTATAGAAAGGCATTCTCTTAAAAACGATTCACAAAAACTAATATCTCTAATTGATCAATTATTACCTGCAAATACAATTAGCCATCAATACTCAAATACATTAGTCGCAATAAACCAAACACAATCTATATTTGTTCCTGAACAATTATATGATGAAAAAAATATCAGCAATTACATTAACCTAAATAAATCTTTTGAGAATTATCTCATCACAAAACAAAAATTTACAAATTGTTATGCAATTTCATCAATAGATCAAAAAATAGAAAAATTTTTGAAAAAAAAATTTAAAACAATAAATATAAAATCATTTCCATCAGTATTAGTAGACTATTCTATTTACAGAGGTAAAAAAAATAAAAATGAAGTATTTATATATCTTGAAAAAGACAGGTTCAATATTGTATACCTACAGGATAAGCAATTTATTTTTCACAATCAATTCTTATTTGAGTGTCAAAATGACTTTTTGTATTTTTTTAGCAATTGTTTACATGTGTTAAATATTGATCAACAAAAAACCAGTGTCAATATTATTAGCAACCTAGTCAAAAAACATTCATATTTTGATCTAATGAATGATTATATACAAAATATTATTTTCCTCAATAAACCTGATAATTTTTTATATAGCCAACAATTACTAGATTTTCAAGAATATCAAAATCATCACATTTTTAGTCAAATAATATGCGAATAA
- the rsmD gene encoding 16S rRNA (guanine(966)-N(2))-methyltransferase RsmD, which produces MRIISGIYKNRKIKFNNLQTRPTTDFAKESLFNLLNNMYDEFNNISVLDLFAGTGNISYEFCSRGVTNITAVDNNKKCIDFIRKIKLSLKIGQLDIVFSNSMQYIGRNKKEYDVIFADPPYSYNDKQYEKLIELIFKKKRVKENGTLIIEHSKFVKFANHTNIFDTKKYGSVNFSFFKNI; this is translated from the coding sequence ATGCGAATAATTTCAGGGATATATAAAAATAGAAAAATTAAATTCAACAATCTTCAAACCAGACCAACAACTGATTTTGCAAAAGAGAGTTTATTTAATTTATTAAATAATATGTATGATGAATTTAATAACATATCTGTATTAGATTTATTTGCCGGTACTGGCAATATAAGTTACGAATTCTGTTCAAGGGGAGTAACGAATATAACCGCGGTTGATAATAATAAAAAATGTATTGATTTTATCAGAAAAATAAAATTATCCCTTAAAATTGGTCAGCTAGATATAGTCTTTTCTAATTCAATGCAATACATAGGAAGAAATAAAAAAGAATATGACGTAATATTTGCTGACCCCCCTTATAGTTACAACGATAAACAATACGAAAAGTTAATAGAACTTATTTTTAAAAAAAAACGTGTCAAAGAAAATGGCACGCTAATTATTGAACACTCTAAATTTGTTAAATTTGCAAATCACACGAATATATTTGACACAAAAAAATATGGCAGTGTGAATTTTAGTTTTTTTAAAAATATATAA
- a CDS encoding pantetheine-phosphate adenylyltransferase: MKTAVFPGSFDPITLGHIDIIIRSLKLFDNVIIAIGINHDKKYKFSLKKRKEFISSIFQKEKKIIIQEYQGLTVNFCYEQKIKFIIRGLRNDSDFDYEKDIALTNKKLHDSIETVFFLTNQEHIMISSSLVKDIINNKGNLAPFLHESTIKSIENTI, encoded by the coding sequence ATGAAAACAGCTGTTTTTCCGGGTAGTTTTGACCCAATCACATTAGGACATATTGACATTATAATTAGATCATTAAAATTATTTGATAATGTTATTATAGCTATAGGAATTAATCATGATAAAAAATATAAATTCTCATTAAAAAAAAGAAAAGAATTTATTTCATCCATCTTTCAAAAAGAAAAAAAAATAATAATCCAAGAGTATCAAGGTTTAACAGTTAATTTTTGTTATGAACAAAAAATTAAATTCATCATTAGAGGACTCCGCAATGATTCAGATTTTGATTATGAAAAAGATATTGCATTAACGAATAAAAAGTTACATGATTCCATTGAAACTGTATTTTTCCTAACTAATCAAGAACATATAATGATTTCATCTAGTTTAGTAAAAGACATTATTAATAACAAAGGAAACTTAGCACCATTTTTACACGAAAGCACAATTAAATCAATTGAAAACACAATTTAA
- a CDS encoding NUDIX domain-containing protein, which translates to MVQIYKVFIKNFFILIRDCPNKTSLEDFSLLSSSFLDSKFFKNQNDIKRISSIELLMEHLNYNSYSLTHNVFLSSKNSHINFNNFKKNFSFIISAGGVVLNEKDEILMIYKNNIWDLPKGKKDNFESDVIAAIREVQEETNVRIHDVKDVSFSTYHIYSCANKLYKKNMILKETRWFLMYASSQEKLIPQFEESIQNVAWFSRSQLKGLNIYSSLKSVFNHFLN; encoded by the coding sequence ATGGTGCAAATTTATAAAGTTTTTATTAAAAATTTCTTTATTCTGATTAGGGATTGTCCAAATAAAACTAGTCTTGAGGATTTTTCATTATTGTCATCTAGTTTTTTAGATTCAAAATTTTTTAAGAATCAAAATGACATAAAAAGAATATCTAGTATTGAACTGTTGATGGAGCATTTAAATTACAACTCTTATAGTCTCACACATAATGTATTTTTGAGTTCTAAAAATTCGCACATTAATTTTAATAATTTTAAGAAAAATTTCTCATTTATTATTTCAGCTGGAGGTGTTGTTTTAAATGAAAAGGATGAAATTTTAATGATTTACAAAAATAATATTTGGGACTTACCTAAAGGCAAAAAGGATAATTTTGAATCTGATGTAATAGCAGCTATTAGAGAGGTGCAAGAAGAGACTAATGTAAGGATTCATGATGTTAAAGATGTTTCATTTAGTACCTATCATATTTATTCTTGTGCTAATAAACTCTATAAAAAAAATATGATTTTAAAGGAAACTAGATGGTTTTTGATGTATGCTTCCTCACAAGAAAAACTAATACCTCAATTTGAAGAGTCTATACAAAATGTTGCTTGGTTTAGTAGGAGTCAATTGAAAGGCTTAAATATTTATAGTTCTTTAAAATCAGTTTTTAATCATTTTTTGAATTAA
- a CDS encoding orotate phosphoribosyltransferase yields the protein MITNQIKSEQIADILLHINAIKLQPSDFFTWSSGKKSPIYCDNRILLSHVKERTIVINLFCDIIKEKFDSVDYIAGVATGAIPHGMMIADKLNLPFIYVRGQAKSHGRQNQIEGDLKLNSNVIVIEDLISTGQSSLNAIQTIEENKSHVQGLLSIFTYDFFDIQNLTIPYYSLCNYPTLINVAKQQKLITEKESHVLNNWQKNFN from the coding sequence ATGATAACGAATCAAATAAAATCCGAACAAATTGCCGACATATTATTACACATTAATGCAATAAAGTTACAACCTTCTGATTTCTTTACCTGGTCATCAGGAAAAAAATCACCCATTTATTGTGATAATAGAATATTATTATCACATGTAAAAGAAAGAACAATAGTAATTAACTTATTTTGTGACATAATAAAAGAAAAATTTGACTCAGTTGACTATATCGCAGGGGTAGCTACTGGAGCAATTCCACACGGTATGATGATTGCTGACAAACTGAACCTTCCTTTTATTTATGTAAGAGGGCAAGCTAAATCACATGGGAGACAAAATCAAATTGAAGGTGATTTAAAGCTCAATAGTAATGTAATCGTGATTGAGGATTTAATAAGCACTGGCCAAAGTAGTTTAAATGCGATTCAAACAATTGAAGAGAACAAATCTCATGTTCAAGGCTTATTGTCAATTTTCACATATGACTTTTTTGATATTCAAAATCTTACAATTCCTTATTATTCATTATGTAACTATCCTACTTTAATAAATGTAGCGAAACAACAAAAATTAATTACAGAAAAGGAAAGCCATGTTCTTAATAATTGGCAAAAAAATTTCAATTAA